A window of Candidatus Poribacteria bacterium genomic DNA:
GTAAGCGGCTACCTACGGCAAGCGAATGGGAAAAGGCGGCGCGCGGCACAGACGGTAGGCTCTATCCGTGGGGTAATGATTATGACGCAGCGCGCGGCAATTTCGACGACGGTGGCAGTATGGACGGTAGCACCGACGGCTACGCTATGACATCAGCACCTATCGGAAATTTTACAAGCGGTATAAGTCCTTATGGATTACACGATATGGCAGGAAACGTATGGGAATGGGTAGTAGAGCAATATTCAAAACACCCAGAGACAATAAACGGGAAAATTTATGCAATCCGTGGTGGTTCGTGGACAAACGGGGCAGGAGACACAAGAACAACCGTCGCTTATATCTATCCCGCGCAGTGTAGCGATCACAGTAGTTCCGTTGGATTCCGCTGCGCAAAAAATCCTTAACTCAACTATGTCAAACATACTGAAACACACCATCTGTTACTTGATGTTGCTAATAGCGAGCCTCATCGGTTGTGGCAGCGATGAAGAAATACCTGTTGACGAAGAAGTGGAAGAGGAACAGGCTCTTCAAATTGATGAGGTCCCCGTAGTGGAATCGGAACCTCAACCAACACCCATAGTGGTGCCGGAAGGTATGGTGCATGTCCCCGCAGGTGAGTTTATAATGGGCAGCGATCCGGATGTCGATCCGATGACGGATGCCCTTGATGAACTCCCACAGCATAAGGTGTTCTTGGATGCCTACTTCATTGATAAACACGAGGTCTCCAACGCTGATTACACCAAATTTGTAGAAGTTACGGGACACAGAAACTCAATCTTCTGGGACAATCCAAAGTTCAATCATCCCGATCAACCTGTTGTAGGTGTGACGTGGGGCGATGCAGCCGCCTATGCAGAATGGGTTGGGAAACGTCTACCTACTGAAGCGGAATGGGAAAAGGCAGCACGTGGCACTGACGGACGTATCTGGCCCTGGGGCAATGAATTCGATCCGACCAAATGTAATTTTGATGATGAACGGAAGTTCGATGGACACCTTGACGGCTTCGCGATGGCAGCACCTGTGAAAAGTTTTGAACAAGGCGCGAGTCCGTATGGCGCACTCAACATGGTAGGAAATGTAGCAGAATGGGTCGCTGATTGGTTTGACGCGGAATACTATGCCGTCAGTCCTGCGGAAAACCCGAAGGGCCCCCCAACAAGCGGGATGGGAAAAAAATCGTGGCGGGGGGCAAGTTGGTTTGCCGGTTCAGAGCAGATGCGGTGCGCCTTTC
This region includes:
- a CDS encoding formylglycine-generating enzyme family protein, producing the protein MSNILKHTICYLMLLIASLIGCGSDEEIPVDEEVEEEQALQIDEVPVVESEPQPTPIVVPEGMVHVPAGEFIMGSDPDVDPMTDALDELPQHKVFLDAYFIDKHEVSNADYTKFVEVTGHRNSIFWDNPKFNHPDQPVVGVTWGDAAAYAEWVGKRLPTEAEWEKAARGTDGRIWPWGNEFDPTKCNFDDERKFDGHLDGFAMAAPVKSFEQGASPYGALNMVGNVAEWVADWFDAEYYAVSPAENPKGPPTSGMGKKSWRGASWFAGSEQMRCAFREYDDIVASGQILGFRCAMDAQK